Below is a window of Streptomyces sp. NBC_00223 DNA.
AGCGGCGCGCCCAGCCGGTGGGTTGCCAGGGCGTCGAGACCGTGGAGATACGGCACCTGGCTGCCGACCGTGACGACCAGCTCGACCTGCGGGAGCGATTCGGTGAGCAGCGTCTCGAAGGACGCGATCCCGCCGAGGCTGTGGCCGAGCAGGACGACGGGGCCCTCCACCGCACGGACCCGCTCGGCGATGAACCGGCGCAGTGCCTTGCCGCGGGCCTGGTAGACGAGGATGTCCCCGGCGGCGGGGGTGGCGAGGTCGAGGAGCTTGTCCCGGCGGCGGCGCAGATAGGGGCGGGCCGCGTACTGGGCGGTGGTCCAGGCGGCGCCGCGGGCCCGGCTGCCGACGCCGAGGGCGACACCGCCGAGCGCGTCGGTGAGCGCCCGGGCCAGGGCGTCGCGGTCGTCGGCGGCCACGATCACCCCGCCGGCCGCCTCCTCGCGGAGCCGGATGTACGCGGAGACCAGGGCGCGGGCGATCAGGTCGTGCGACTTGGCGGCCGCGAGGGAGGGTAACGCGGCCTGGAACTCGGCGTCGGCGAGGAGCAGGCGGGCGGCTTCGCGCAGGGCGGCGGGTTCGGGGGTGGTGGGCTGAGGGGCGGCGGCCTGGCGGGCGCCGGACTGACGGGCGTCGGCGGGGCCCTCCGGGCCGGCGCCGGCGGCGTCCGCGCGGTCCGGGCCGGGGAGGTCGGGGCCGGGTCCCTCGCCGGTCAGCGCGTCGCGTATCTCCGGCTGGTCGGGCAGGGCCGATATTCGGTCGCGGAGCAGGGAGAGAGCGCGGGCCGAGGGCGGGGGTGTGTCCTCCAGCGCCGTGAGCCGGATCTCGAACAGCGGGTCGTCGTAGAGGCGGGCCCATACCGCCCGCTCGGCGTCGGACCAGCGCGGGCCACCCGGCACGGCGCCTGTCCCGACGGGTTCCGCTTCGTCCTCTTCGGCCCGGGCGGTCGGCTGCGCGCCGACGCCGAGCACATCGCCCCACGCGCATCCCTCGACGGCCGCGTCCGGCAGCGCCTTCGCCAGTCCTCGGCGCACCTGCTCCAGGGTCACGTCATAACTGTCCGCACGCACACCTGTGCCGTGCACGAAAAGAATGGTCGTCATCCCCGCCCCCTGGTCCCCACCCGGTCACCGCCTGCGATGAGGCGGCGGACAGCTCACTGTAGCGGCAGAGCGTGACGAGAATTTCCCGTTCGCGAAAACCTCCGGCGGTCGGCCGCGCACACGTTCCGCAAGCGGCGAACGGGACAGGTGGGGCGGCTTCACCAGGGGCTTTCCGCTCGGGTGGGGCCGGTCGGGCGGCGGACACGGGCGGCCAGGTCCGGGCGGCAGCGGACTGTACGGCGTGCGGCGGGCGATTCGGGCGCGGACCCGGCGGGCGGGTCCGGCCGGTGGCGGGACGTACGGCGCGGTGGGGGGCCGGCGCCGGCGGACTCACGGTTCACCCGGTCGGCGCTGTTGCCAGGGGCGGCGGAATCGGTCAGACTTAACACCGAACGAACGGTCGGTTGGGAGGGTGTCATGGCCGCAGGCCCCGTCAGCAGCGCGCCGGGAGCGGAGGAAGAGCTCCAGGCGCAGTTCGACGCCACCATCGGGAGGGACCAGCGCGTCGAGCCGCGGGACTGGATGCCCGACGGCTACCGCAGGACCCTGATCCGGCAGATGGCGCAGCACGCGCACTCGGAGATCATCGGCATGCAGCCGGAGGGCGAGTGGATCACCCGGGCGCCCTCGCTGCGCCGCAAGGCGATCCTGTTCGCGAAGGTCCAGGACGAGGCGGGCCACGGGCTGTATCTCTACTCGGCCGCCGAGACCCTGGGCGCGGACCGCGCGGACCTGACCCAGCGGCTGATCGACGGCCGCCAGAAGTACTCGTCGATCTTCAACTACCCGACGCCGACCTTCGCCGACGTCGGAGTGATCGGCTGGTTCGTGGACGGCGCCGCGATCTGCAACCAGGTGCCGCTGTGCCGCAGTTCGTACGGCCCCTACGCCCGTTCCATGGTCCGGATCTGCAAGGAGGAGTCCTTCCACCAGCGGCAGGGCTACGAGTTGCTGATGACGATGATGCGCGGCACCCCGGCGCAGCGGGAGATGGTGCAGGACGCGGTGAACCGCTGGTGGTGGCCGTCGCTGATGATGTTCGGCCCGCCCGACGGCGACTCCCCCAACTCCGCGGCCTCCATGGCCTGGAAGATCAAGCGGCACAGCAACGACGAGCTGCGCAGGCGGTTCGTGGACATGACGGTCCCGCAGGCCGAGCGGCTCGGTGTGACCCTCCCCGACCCCGAGCTGCGGTGGAACGAGGAGAGCGGCCGGCACGACTTCGGCACCCCCGACTGGTCCGAGCTCAAGCGGGTGATCAGCGGCGACGGTCCGTGCAACGAGGAAAGGGTGGCGCGGCGCAGGGCCGCCCACGAGGAGGGCGCCTGGGTACGCGAGGCGGCCACCGCCCACGCGGCCAAGCAGGCGGCGCGGGCCGAGCGGTCCGCCCGGGCGGCGCGGACACAGGAAGGGAGCGCGGCATGAGCGAGACCACGGCGGCGGGCGCGAAGGGCGAATGGCCGCTCTACGAGGTGTTCGTCCGCGGCAAGCGCGGGCTGAACCATGTGCATGTCGGCTCGCTGCACGCCGCCGACGACAACATGGCGCTCACCCACGCCCGGGATGTCTACACCCGGCGCAACGAAGGGGTGTCCATATGGGTGGTGCGCTCCTCGCACATCGCCGCGTCGACCCGTGACGAGAAGGACCCGTTCTTCGCGCCGAGCGCCGACAAGGTCTACCGCCACCCCACCTTCTACGACATCCCCGACGATGTCCCGCACATCTGAGGAGAGGGACGGCATGAGCGACGCTTCCGACGACCACGTCTATCTCTCCCTGGCCGACGGGCAGGAGGACGGCGACGCCCAGTGGGCGTTCGGCACGGGCTTCGAGGACCCGCTGCACGGCGTCGACCAGTCCGTGCGCCCCGGGACCGACACCGCCGCGCTGACCGCTTGCCTGCTGGCGCTCGGGGACGACGCCCTGGTCGGCGCCCAGCGGCTGGCCCAGTGGTGCACCCGCGCCCCGGAGCTGGAGGAGGAGGTGGCGCTGGCCAATATCGGCCTCGACCTCCTGGGCCAGGCCCGGCTGCTGTACGCGCGCTGCGGGCAGGTGGACGGCACCGGCCGGAGCGAGGACGCGTACGCCTACTTCCGCGACCCGGCCGAATTCCGCAATGTACGGCTGACCGAGCTGCCCAACGGGGACTTCGCCTTCTCCGTCACCCGGCTGCTGGCGCTGTCCGCCTGGCGGCTGGCGCTCTTCGGGCAGCTCGCCTCGGCGGCTGACCCGGTGCTGGCGGCGGTCGCCGCGAAGGGTGTGCCCGAGCTGACCTACCACCGCCAGTTCGCCGCCGAGTGGGCGATACGGCTGGGCGACGGCACCGAGGAGTCGCACCGCCGGATGCGGGCGGCGGTCGACGCGGTCGCGCCCTGGCTCGACGAGCTCTTCGCCGACGGCCTGTTCACCGGCCACCCGGAGTTCGCGGTGGACATGGCGGCCGTGCGCGAGGAGACGGAGGCCGTGCTGCGGCAGGTGCTGACGGCCGCCGGGCTGGACCGCCCGGAGGACCGCCCGGCGCCGGACCCGATGGACCCGGCGCCGTCCGGGGCCGAGGGCGGCCGGCCTCACGGCGGTGGGCGGACCGGTGAGCACACCGAGCATCTGGCCCCGCTGCTGGCCGAGTTGCAGAGCGTGGCCCGCGCGCACCCGGAGGCGACATGGTGACCACCCTTTCCCGGATCGACGCACAGCTCGAGCGCGCCCGTGCCCGGCGGATCGCCGCGCAGGTGCCCGACCCCGAGCTGCCCATGCTGACGCTGGCCGACCTCGGCGTCCTGCGCGACGTGGAGGTCGGCCCCGACGGCACCGTGACCGCGAGCCTGACACCCACGTACTCCGGCTGTCCCGCGATAGCCGAGATGCGCGCCGATGTCGACGCGCGGCTGCGCAGGGCGGGCTTCGCGCGGGTGGAGATCCGTACGGTGCTCGACCCGCCGTGGACCAGCGACTGGATCACCCCGGACGGACACCGCAAGCTCCGCGCGTACGGCATCGCGCCGCCCGGCCCGGCGCCCCGGCACGCGCCGGGACCCGTACCGCTGGTGCTGGGTGCCGTGCGGCGGGCCGTGGAGTGTCCGCGGTGCGGCTCGGCGGACACCGAGGAGACCTCGCGGTTCTCCGCGACCGCCTGCAAGTCCCTGTGGCGCTGCCGCGCCTGCCTGGAACCCTTCGAGCACGTCAAGGAGCTGTGATGGCCCCGACCCCGAGCACCGGCGCGCGCCCCGCCGCCACCGCCCGGCCGCGGCGCCGGCCCGCGTTCCACCGTCTGCGGGTCGCCGACGTCCGGCCGCTGTGCGAGGACGCCGCGGTCGTCAGCTTCGAGATACCCGGTGAGCTGGCCGGGGAGTTCGCCCACCGGCCGGGTCAGTCGCTCACCCTGCGCCGGGAGATCGAGGGCCGCGACGAGCGCCGCTCGTACTCCATATGCTCGCCCGCGGGCGCCGCGCCGCGCATCGGTGTGCGGGAGGTGCCCGGCGGGCTGTTCTCCTCGTGGCTGGTGCACGAGGTGCGCCCCGGCGACATGGTCGAGGTGATGGCGCCGACCGGCTTCTTCACCCCGGATCCGGGCACGCCCGGCCACCATGTGCTGATCGCCGCGGGTTCCGGGATCACCCCCATGGTCTCGATCGCCGAGTCCGTGCTGGCCGCCGACCTCCGTTCGCGGGTCACCCTCTTCTACGGCAACCGGCGCACGGCCACGGTGATGTTCGCCGACGAGCTGGCCGACCTCAAGGACCTCTACCCGGACCGGCTGCAGATCGCGCACGTGCTGTCGCGCGAGCCCCGCGAGGCCGAGCTGTTCTCCGGCCGACTGGACGCCAGGCGGCTGAGCGCGCTGATCGACGGCCTGGTCGACGTGGGCAGCGCCGACCACTGGTGGCTGTGCGGCCCGCACGGCATGGTCACCGACGCCCAGAAGGTGCTGGCCGAACTGGGCGTACCGGAGGAGCGGGTGCACCAGGAGCTGTTCTTCGCCGACGACGAGCCCGTCACGGAGACCCGGCACGAGGACCGCGCCGCCGACGGCCCGGTCAGTCAGGTCACCATCGTCCTCGACGGCCGGGCGACCACCGCCGCGCTGCCGATGGACGGCACCGTCCTGGAGGGTGCCCAGCGCACCCGCCCCGACCTGCCGTTCGCCTGCAAGGGCGGGGTCTGCGGCACCTGCCGGGCCCTGGTCACCGAGGGCGCGGCCGACATGCGGCGCAACTTCGCCCTGGAGGCGGCCGAGGTCTCCGCCGGTTATGTGCTGACCTGCCAGTCCTTCCCGGCCTCCGACACCCTCACCGTCGACTACGACAGCTGACGCGGGGCCGTACAAGCCGGTCCGGGGCCCGTGTGTTCGCCGGGCCCCGGACCGTTGTTCCGTTGTCGTACGGTGCGCCGCCGCACTTACGTGCGGCGCCGCTGTTCCGTACCGGCGGCTCGCCCGCCACCGCCGGCACAGCGCCTCATCGGCGCCGCCGCGCTACGGGTAGGAGACCACGTAGCTCGGTGTGGTGTCGCTCGATGTGACGG
It encodes the following:
- the paaC gene encoding 1,2-phenylacetyl-CoA epoxidase subunit PaaC, producing the protein MSDASDDHVYLSLADGQEDGDAQWAFGTGFEDPLHGVDQSVRPGTDTAALTACLLALGDDALVGAQRLAQWCTRAPELEEEVALANIGLDLLGQARLLYARCGQVDGTGRSEDAYAYFRDPAEFRNVRLTELPNGDFAFSVTRLLALSAWRLALFGQLASAADPVLAAVAAKGVPELTYHRQFAAEWAIRLGDGTEESHRRMRAAVDAVAPWLDELFADGLFTGHPEFAVDMAAVREETEAVLRQVLTAAGLDRPEDRPAPDPMDPAPSGAEGGRPHGGGRTGEHTEHLAPLLAELQSVARAHPEATW
- the paaE gene encoding 1,2-phenylacetyl-CoA epoxidase subunit PaaE → MAPTPSTGARPAATARPRRRPAFHRLRVADVRPLCEDAAVVSFEIPGELAGEFAHRPGQSLTLRREIEGRDERRSYSICSPAGAAPRIGVREVPGGLFSSWLVHEVRPGDMVEVMAPTGFFTPDPGTPGHHVLIAAGSGITPMVSIAESVLAADLRSRVTLFYGNRRTATVMFADELADLKDLYPDRLQIAHVLSREPREAELFSGRLDARRLSALIDGLVDVGSADHWWLCGPHGMVTDAQKVLAELGVPEERVHQELFFADDEPVTETRHEDRAADGPVSQVTIVLDGRATTAALPMDGTVLEGAQRTRPDLPFACKGGVCGTCRALVTEGAADMRRNFALEAAEVSAGYVLTCQSFPASDTLTVDYDS
- the paaA gene encoding 1,2-phenylacetyl-CoA epoxidase subunit PaaA, giving the protein MAAGPVSSAPGAEEELQAQFDATIGRDQRVEPRDWMPDGYRRTLIRQMAQHAHSEIIGMQPEGEWITRAPSLRRKAILFAKVQDEAGHGLYLYSAAETLGADRADLTQRLIDGRQKYSSIFNYPTPTFADVGVIGWFVDGAAICNQVPLCRSSYGPYARSMVRICKEESFHQRQGYELLMTMMRGTPAQREMVQDAVNRWWWPSLMMFGPPDGDSPNSAASMAWKIKRHSNDELRRRFVDMTVPQAERLGVTLPDPELRWNEESGRHDFGTPDWSELKRVISGDGPCNEERVARRRAAHEEGAWVREAATAHAAKQAARAERSARAARTQEGSAA
- the paaD gene encoding 1,2-phenylacetyl-CoA epoxidase subunit PaaD, encoding MVTTLSRIDAQLERARARRIAAQVPDPELPMLTLADLGVLRDVEVGPDGTVTASLTPTYSGCPAIAEMRADVDARLRRAGFARVEIRTVLDPPWTSDWITPDGHRKLRAYGIAPPGPAPRHAPGPVPLVLGAVRRAVECPRCGSADTEETSRFSATACKSLWRCRACLEPFEHVKEL
- the paaB gene encoding 1,2-phenylacetyl-CoA epoxidase subunit PaaB, with amino-acid sequence MSETTAAGAKGEWPLYEVFVRGKRGLNHVHVGSLHAADDNMALTHARDVYTRRNEGVSIWVVRSSHIAASTRDEKDPFFAPSADKVYRHPTFYDIPDDVPHI